From a region of the Rathayibacter sp. VKM Ac-2804 genome:
- a CDS encoding GDP-mannose 4,6-dehydratase yields the protein MPAAFVTGASGQDGGYLVERLLADGWEVSALVRDEDASLPAAVRPFQGDLRDAAGLGRVVAEARPDVVFHLAGISSVAQSWQEPVLTAEVTGTAVAALLEASLALQDSAGREVRFVQASSSEIFGAATDNPQTESTPIRPVSPYGAAKAFAHLLVGVYRGRGLHASSAILYNHESPRRPEGFVTRKITAGAAAIAAGTATELSLGNLDARRDWGWAPDYVDALVRASRAEASGDYVVATGVAHSVREFVAAAFAAVGIDEWEDRIRIDPRFARPVDAPEMRGDASKARTELGWAPTVAFEEIVARMVEHDLELARAAG from the coding sequence GTGCCCGCAGCGTTCGTCACCGGGGCGAGCGGACAGGACGGGGGCTACCTCGTCGAGCGTCTGCTCGCCGACGGCTGGGAGGTCTCCGCGCTCGTCCGCGACGAGGACGCGTCCCTGCCCGCCGCCGTCCGCCCGTTCCAGGGCGACCTCCGCGACGCCGCCGGCCTCGGCCGGGTGGTCGCCGAGGCGCGACCCGACGTGGTCTTCCACCTCGCGGGGATCTCCTCGGTGGCGCAGTCCTGGCAGGAGCCGGTGCTGACCGCCGAGGTGACCGGCACGGCCGTCGCCGCGCTGCTCGAGGCCTCGCTGGCCCTGCAGGACTCGGCGGGCCGCGAGGTGCGCTTCGTGCAGGCCTCCTCCTCGGAGATCTTCGGAGCGGCGACCGACAACCCGCAGACGGAGTCGACGCCGATCCGCCCCGTCTCCCCCTACGGCGCAGCGAAGGCGTTCGCGCACCTCCTCGTCGGCGTCTACCGCGGCCGCGGGCTGCACGCGTCGTCCGCGATCCTCTACAACCACGAGTCGCCCCGCCGACCCGAGGGCTTCGTCACCCGGAAGATCACGGCCGGAGCCGCCGCGATCGCCGCCGGCACCGCCACGGAGCTCTCGCTCGGCAACCTCGACGCCCGCCGCGACTGGGGCTGGGCGCCCGACTACGTCGACGCGCTCGTCCGCGCCTCGCGCGCCGAGGCGAGCGGCGACTACGTCGTCGCGACCGGCGTCGCGCACTCGGTCCGCGAGTTCGTCGCCGCCGCCTTCGCGGCCGTCGGCATCGACGAGTGGGAGGACCGGATCCGCATCGATCCGCGCTTCGCCCGCCCCGTCGACGCCCCCGAGATGCGCGGCGACGCGTCGAAGGCCCGGACCGAGCTCGGCTGGGCGCCGACGGTCGCCTTCGAGGAGATCGTCGCCCGCATGGTCGAGCACGACCTCGAGCTCGCCCGCGCCGCGGGCTGA
- a CDS encoding GDP-mannose 4,6-dehydratase, whose translation MPRALITGITGQDGLYLAELLLEKGYEVFGLVRGQNNPKYELVRRTVPEVTLLTGDLTDVSSLVRVLAASQPDEVYNLGAISFVAYSWENASLTTDVTGKGVLNILEAVRLYAGDDMSRVKFYQASSSEMFGKVQQVPQSEETLLWPRSPYGVAKVFGHYMTINYRESYGMHASSGILFNHESPRRGPEFVTRKISLAVARIKLGLQETLELGNLDAKRDWGFAGDYVDAMWRMLQQPEGDDYVVATGETHEIREYLDIAFNHVGIEDWTPYVTQNPAFMRPAEVDLLIGDPAKARDVLGWQPKVSFPELVSMMVENDLAEQSALIK comes from the coding sequence GTGCCCCGCGCTTTGATCACCGGAATCACCGGCCAGGACGGCCTCTACCTCGCCGAGCTGCTGCTCGAGAAGGGCTACGAGGTCTTCGGGCTCGTCCGAGGGCAGAACAACCCCAAGTACGAGCTCGTCCGCCGCACCGTCCCCGAGGTGACGCTGCTCACCGGTGACCTGACCGACGTGTCGAGCCTCGTGCGCGTGCTCGCCGCCTCGCAGCCCGACGAGGTCTACAACCTCGGCGCGATCTCGTTCGTCGCCTACTCGTGGGAGAACGCGTCGCTCACGACCGACGTGACCGGCAAGGGCGTGCTCAACATCCTCGAGGCCGTCCGCCTCTACGCCGGCGACGACATGTCGCGCGTGAAGTTCTATCAGGCGTCCTCGTCCGAGATGTTCGGCAAGGTCCAGCAGGTCCCCCAGAGCGAGGAGACGCTCCTCTGGCCGCGCTCGCCCTACGGCGTCGCCAAGGTCTTCGGTCACTACATGACCATCAACTACCGCGAGTCCTACGGCATGCACGCCTCGTCGGGCATCCTCTTCAACCACGAGTCGCCCCGCCGCGGCCCGGAGTTCGTCACCCGCAAGATCAGCCTCGCGGTGGCCCGCATCAAGCTCGGCCTCCAGGAGACGCTGGAGCTCGGCAACCTGGACGCCAAGCGCGACTGGGGCTTCGCCGGCGACTACGTCGACGCGATGTGGCGGATGCTGCAGCAGCCCGAGGGCGACGACTACGTGGTCGCCACCGGCGAGACCCACGAGATCCGCGAGTACCTCGACATCGCCTTCAACCACGTCGGCATCGAGGACTGGACCCCCTACGTCACGCAGAACCCCGCGTTCATGCGCCCGGCCGAGGTCGACCTGCTCATCGGCGACCCGGCGAAGGCGCGCGACGTGCTCGGCTGGCAGCCCAAGGTCTCCTTCCCGGAGCTGGTCTCGATGATGGTCGAGAACGACCTCGCCGAGCAGTCCGCGCTGATCAAGTAG
- a CDS encoding glycosyltransferase family 1 protein codes for MPERLAVTLAVLTVDPGGMGGGETYARALTRLLVPRPGEEGLRVQALVPENARGFSEGVPEIVAEGVVSGAGHRRRATGMLQALARTVRLRRLLGPDEILYFPFTVPLPWPSRRQGHVQMVFDLQHRDLPQLFPRVERVFRRIAYEATARRADAIITISAFTKGRIVELLGIPEERIHVSHLGVDTERFRPHLGEREDFVFYPARAWPHKNHARLFEAMRLLRADGHDLRLVLTGGDLDRLGPLPDFVEWRGHVGAEELAEIYRRAAVLAFPSLYEGFGFPPIEAMASGCPVAAADSGSLPEICGDAAVLVDPLEPRSIADGILEAIERSAELGAKGVERAARFSWERCREEHLAVLRAVGGARRAGPRGAGAAAS; via the coding sequence ATGCCGGAACGCCTCGCCGTCACGCTCGCCGTGCTCACCGTCGACCCCGGGGGGATGGGCGGCGGCGAGACCTACGCCCGCGCGCTGACCCGGCTGCTCGTCCCGAGGCCGGGGGAGGAGGGGCTGCGCGTGCAGGCGCTCGTCCCGGAGAACGCCCGCGGCTTCAGCGAGGGCGTGCCCGAGATCGTCGCCGAGGGCGTCGTCAGCGGGGCCGGCCACCGCCGCCGCGCGACCGGCATGCTGCAGGCGCTCGCCCGCACCGTCCGGCTCCGTCGGCTGCTCGGGCCGGACGAGATCCTCTACTTCCCCTTCACCGTCCCGCTGCCCTGGCCCTCGCGCCGGCAGGGGCACGTGCAGATGGTCTTCGACCTGCAGCACCGCGATCTGCCGCAGCTCTTCCCGCGCGTCGAGCGCGTCTTCCGGCGGATCGCCTACGAGGCCACCGCCCGCCGCGCCGACGCGATCATCACCATCAGCGCCTTCACCAAGGGGCGGATCGTCGAGCTGCTCGGGATCCCGGAGGAGCGGATCCACGTGTCGCACCTCGGTGTCGACACCGAGCGGTTCCGCCCGCACCTGGGCGAGCGCGAGGACTTCGTCTTCTACCCGGCGCGCGCCTGGCCGCACAAGAACCACGCCCGGCTGTTCGAGGCGATGCGGCTGCTCCGCGCCGACGGCCACGACCTGCGCCTAGTGCTCACCGGCGGCGACCTGGACAGGCTCGGCCCGCTGCCCGACTTCGTCGAGTGGCGCGGGCACGTGGGCGCCGAGGAGCTGGCGGAGATCTACCGGCGCGCCGCGGTCCTCGCCTTCCCGAGCCTCTACGAGGGGTTCGGCTTCCCGCCGATCGAGGCGATGGCCTCGGGCTGCCCGGTGGCGGCCGCCGACTCCGGATCGCTGCCCGAGATCTGCGGCGACGCCGCCGTGCTCGTCGATCCGCTCGAGCCGCGCTCGATCGCGGACGGGATCCTCGAGGCGATCGAGCGCTCCGCCGAGCTCGGCGCGAAGGGCGTCGAGCGAGCGGCCCGGTTCAGCTGGGAGCGCTGCCGCGAGGAGCACCTGGCGGTGCTGCGGGCTGTCGGGGGAGCCCGCCGGGCCGGTCCCCGGGGTGCAGGAGCCGCCGCCAGCTGA
- a CDS encoding O-antigen ligase family protein produces MTGGRPSALPAALADALASPQFAAALAQTSLVVVLCAPAVRGMIGWPGYIAAIATLTALAAVMLVLRRELLDWEGLLPTSILVFLGWIALSTLWSGYQWATASSVLYQLALAFLAIAIGLTRDIIQVIRAVGDVMRVVLIGSLAVEVLSGVLIDRPLRFLGVEGLLAAGGPIQGLVGTRNQLGLVCLLAIVTFSVELMTRSVARGPALASLALAVVTLVLTRSAVSAGVLVVAAVVALILRWVRRGTGDQRRRRQYATLAVVAASALTAWLFRFRIVDLLNAGSEFEFRITLWQQVWRFTDLAPIIGWGWVGYWRTDLYPFNAIDFLSGRPHSSSLNALFDLALQVGVVGVALFLVLVGLALWRSWIIASERKAVVHVWPVMVLSVLVVTSLAESALLVDAGWLLLVICAMRAAQGLSWRRLLHPGDRPGGLPRQPAAPPGAPRGSAPS; encoded by the coding sequence ATGACGGGCGGACGGCCGTCCGCTCTGCCCGCCGCCCTGGCGGACGCGCTGGCGTCCCCGCAGTTCGCGGCGGCCCTCGCGCAGACGTCCCTCGTCGTCGTGCTCTGCGCCCCCGCGGTGCGGGGGATGATCGGCTGGCCCGGCTACATCGCCGCGATCGCCACGCTCACCGCCCTCGCCGCCGTCATGCTCGTGCTGCGGCGCGAGCTGCTCGACTGGGAGGGGCTGCTGCCGACCAGCATCCTGGTCTTCCTCGGCTGGATCGCCCTCAGCACGCTCTGGAGCGGATATCAGTGGGCGACCGCCTCGAGCGTGCTCTACCAGCTCGCCCTCGCCTTCCTCGCGATCGCGATCGGGCTCACCCGCGACATCATCCAGGTGATCCGCGCGGTCGGCGACGTGATGCGCGTCGTGCTGATCGGCTCGCTGGCGGTCGAGGTGCTCTCCGGAGTCCTGATCGACCGGCCGCTGCGCTTCCTCGGCGTCGAGGGCCTGCTCGCCGCCGGCGGCCCGATCCAGGGCCTCGTCGGGACCCGCAACCAGCTCGGGCTGGTCTGCCTCCTGGCGATCGTCACCTTCTCGGTCGAGCTGATGACCCGGTCGGTCGCGCGCGGCCCGGCGCTCGCCTCCCTGGCCCTCGCGGTGGTCACGCTGGTGCTCACCCGCTCGGCGGTCAGCGCCGGCGTCCTCGTCGTCGCGGCGGTCGTGGCGCTCATCCTCCGCTGGGTGCGCCGGGGCACCGGCGACCAGCGCCGGCGCCGGCAGTACGCGACGCTCGCGGTGGTCGCCGCCTCCGCGCTCACCGCCTGGCTCTTCCGCTTCCGGATCGTCGACCTGCTCAACGCCGGCAGCGAGTTCGAGTTCCGGATCACCCTCTGGCAGCAGGTCTGGCGCTTCACCGATCTCGCCCCGATCATCGGCTGGGGCTGGGTCGGCTACTGGCGGACCGACCTCTACCCGTTCAACGCGATCGACTTCCTCTCCGGCCGGCCGCACTCCTCGAGCCTCAACGCGCTCTTCGACCTCGCGCTGCAGGTGGGCGTCGTCGGGGTCGCGCTCTTCCTCGTGCTCGTCGGCCTCGCCCTCTGGCGCTCGTGGATCATCGCCTCCGAGCGCAAGGCCGTCGTGCACGTCTGGCCCGTGATGGTGCTGAGCGTCCTCGTCGTCACCTCGCTCGCCGAGAGCGCGCTCCTGGTCGACGCCGGCTGGCTGCTGCTGGTGATCTGCGCGATGCGGGCCGCGCAGGGTCTCAGCTGGCGGCGGCTCCTGCACCCCGGGGACCGGCCCGGCGGGCTCCCCCGACAGCCCGCAGCACCGCCAGGTGCTCCTCGCGGCAGCGCTCCCAGCTGA
- a CDS encoding O-antigen ligase family protein, producing MIRRAAPAAPRALAVAVLTVMLGGQALRNLAGWWGWGVVVAALLVGVVVVLVRVRPRLRWSRTPKALLGFLALAVLSLLWSAYPGASAIGVVAQLATSLGAVALALTLSTAQFVSALGRALRITVGASLLFELVVAVVVRAPVLPFVIDLPAGRIPDAFYWSQAALFTGEPIQGLVGNRNLLGFLALLGLIVVLIELAARSLRPRWGVVWIVLFAAALLLTRSATVLLCVVAVAAAAAFALWARRRGESERRPVYVTAAATAVVLAGGALAGWGTLLGLLGKSEDATGRLDIWRSVSALAAERPVLGWGWVSYWAPWAAPFDTLAERKGVLYLQAHDAWLDVWFQLGIVGLVLFSALVVSTLWRAWFRAVDRPRRSATAALPYSAVSLAPLLLIVALLAQALFESRLLIESGWLLLVALAVLTKQPANEEEDALAAEPIPLAGQRTAR from the coding sequence ATGATCCGACGCGCCGCGCCCGCCGCTCCCCGAGCGCTCGCGGTGGCCGTGCTCACCGTGATGCTCGGCGGTCAGGCGCTGCGGAACCTCGCCGGCTGGTGGGGCTGGGGCGTCGTCGTCGCGGCGCTGCTCGTCGGGGTCGTCGTCGTGCTGGTCCGCGTCCGGCCGCGCCTGCGCTGGAGCCGCACCCCGAAGGCGCTCCTCGGGTTCCTCGCCCTCGCCGTGCTCTCGCTGCTCTGGTCGGCCTACCCCGGAGCGAGCGCCATCGGCGTCGTCGCGCAGCTCGCCACGTCCCTCGGCGCGGTCGCGCTGGCTCTGACGCTCAGCACGGCGCAGTTCGTGAGCGCCCTCGGCCGCGCGCTGCGGATCACCGTCGGCGCCTCGCTCCTGTTCGAGCTCGTCGTCGCCGTCGTGGTCCGCGCGCCCGTGCTGCCGTTCGTCATCGATCTGCCGGCCGGCCGCATCCCGGACGCCTTCTACTGGTCGCAGGCCGCCCTCTTCACCGGCGAGCCGATCCAGGGCCTCGTCGGCAACCGCAACCTGCTCGGCTTCCTCGCCCTGCTCGGCCTGATCGTCGTGCTGATCGAGCTCGCCGCCCGCAGCCTCCGTCCCCGCTGGGGCGTCGTCTGGATCGTCCTGTTCGCGGCGGCGCTCCTGCTCACCCGCTCCGCCACCGTGCTGCTCTGCGTCGTCGCCGTGGCGGCCGCGGCGGCCTTCGCACTCTGGGCGCGGCGCCGCGGCGAGTCGGAGCGGCGGCCCGTCTACGTCACGGCCGCGGCGACCGCCGTCGTCCTCGCCGGCGGCGCGCTCGCCGGCTGGGGCACCCTGCTGGGACTGCTCGGCAAGAGCGAGGACGCGACGGGCCGCCTCGACATCTGGCGCTCGGTCTCGGCCCTGGCCGCCGAGCGGCCCGTCCTCGGCTGGGGCTGGGTCAGCTACTGGGCGCCCTGGGCCGCGCCGTTCGACACCCTCGCCGAGCGCAAGGGCGTCCTGTACCTGCAGGCGCACGACGCCTGGCTCGACGTCTGGTTCCAGCTCGGGATCGTCGGGCTGGTGCTCTTCAGCGCCCTCGTCGTCTCCACCCTCTGGCGCGCCTGGTTCCGCGCCGTCGACCGCCCCCGCCGCAGCGCGACGGCTGCGCTGCCCTACTCGGCCGTCTCGCTCGCCCCGCTCCTGCTGATCGTCGCCCTGCTCGCGCAGGCGCTGTTCGAGAGCCGGCTCCTGATCGAGAGCGGCTGGCTCCTCCTGGTGGCCCTGGCGGTCCTGACCAAGCAGCCCGCCAACGAGGAGGAGGACGCGCTCGCCGCCGAGCCCATCCCCCTCGCCGGCCAGCGCACGGCCCGATGA
- a CDS encoding acyl-CoA dehydrogenase family protein — MDSTTFELLDADFYGFEARLTPAEKELLVGVRAFLEEQVRPIADEYWERAEFPRQLIPGIHATGVIGLSWPETRAIENSSVFRGWVALEFGRVDASIATYVGVQNGLVMGTVGVAGSEEQRAEWLPKLASGEVIGAFGLTEPHSGSDSAQGLRTTARREGDTWILDGEKRWIGNATFSDVTVIWAKDVADGQVKGFLVPTSTPGYRATAIARKQSLRTVQNADIVLEGVRVPESLRLQGANSFRDTAKVLRLTRAEVAWQAIGVAIGAYDAALRYARERVQFGKPLVGHQLVQDLLVKSIGNITASIALATRVSEMLDAGEQRDEHSALAKAYTTARMRETVAWCREVMGGNGIVLDYGVARFFADAEALYSYEGTREMNTLIVGRAITGSAAFV, encoded by the coding sequence ATGGACAGCACGACCTTCGAACTGCTCGACGCCGACTTCTACGGCTTCGAGGCGCGGCTCACCCCCGCAGAGAAGGAGCTCCTGGTCGGCGTGCGCGCGTTCCTCGAGGAGCAGGTCCGGCCGATCGCCGACGAGTACTGGGAGCGCGCGGAGTTCCCGCGCCAGCTGATCCCCGGGATCCACGCCACCGGAGTGATCGGCCTCTCCTGGCCCGAGACCCGGGCGATCGAGAACTCGTCGGTGTTCCGCGGCTGGGTCGCGCTCGAGTTCGGCCGGGTCGACGCGAGCATCGCCACCTACGTCGGCGTGCAGAACGGCCTCGTGATGGGGACGGTCGGCGTCGCCGGCTCCGAGGAGCAGCGCGCCGAGTGGCTGCCCAAGCTCGCCTCGGGCGAGGTGATCGGCGCCTTCGGGCTGACCGAGCCGCACTCCGGCTCCGACTCCGCGCAGGGCCTGCGCACCACGGCCCGCCGCGAGGGCGACACCTGGATCCTCGACGGCGAGAAGCGCTGGATCGGCAACGCGACCTTCAGCGACGTCACCGTCATCTGGGCGAAGGACGTCGCCGACGGCCAGGTGAAGGGCTTCCTCGTCCCCACCTCCACGCCGGGCTACCGCGCCACGGCCATCGCCCGCAAGCAGAGCCTGCGCACCGTGCAGAACGCCGACATCGTGCTCGAGGGGGTCCGCGTGCCGGAGTCGCTGCGCCTGCAGGGCGCGAACTCGTTCCGCGACACCGCGAAGGTCCTGCGGCTGACCCGCGCCGAGGTCGCCTGGCAGGCGATCGGCGTCGCGATCGGCGCCTACGACGCCGCCCTGCGCTACGCCCGCGAGCGGGTGCAGTTCGGCAAGCCGCTGGTCGGCCACCAGCTGGTGCAGGACCTGCTGGTCAAGAGCATCGGCAACATCACCGCGAGCATCGCCCTGGCCACGCGGGTGTCCGAGATGCTCGACGCCGGCGAGCAGCGCGACGAGCACTCCGCGCTCGCGAAGGCGTACACGACGGCGCGGATGCGCGAGACGGTCGCCTGGTGCCGCGAGGTGATGGGCGGCAACGGCATCGTCCTCGACTACGGGGTGGCGCGGTTCTTCGCCGACGCCGAGGCGCTCTACTCCTACGAGGGCACCCGGGAGATGAACACGCTGATCGTGGGCCGCGCGATCACGGGCAGCGCGGCGTTCGTCTGA